Proteins from one Planctomyces sp. SH-PL62 genomic window:
- a CDS encoding BlaI/MecI/CopY family transcriptional regulator, whose protein sequence is MARQSSGQPTDAELAILQVLWEGGPSGLGKVHEALRATRPVALTTVATTLKVMLTKKLVRRDDGPKGYVWAAETTRGAAASGLLGKLVRNVFDGSARGLVAHLIEQGDLDDRDREAIRALLDQADDAGRPRERKGGGA, encoded by the coding sequence ATGGCCCGGCAGTCGAGCGGCCAGCCGACGGATGCGGAGCTGGCGATCTTGCAGGTGCTCTGGGAGGGGGGGCCGTCGGGGCTGGGCAAGGTCCACGAGGCCCTGCGGGCGACGCGGCCGGTCGCGCTGACGACGGTGGCGACGACGCTCAAGGTCATGCTCACGAAAAAACTCGTCCGTCGCGACGACGGGCCGAAGGGCTACGTCTGGGCCGCCGAGACCACGCGCGGCGCGGCGGCTTCCGGGTTGCTGGGCAAGCTCGTCCGCAACGTCTTCGACGGCTCCGCGCGGGGCCTCGTCGCCCACCTGATCGAGCAGGGAGACCTCGACGACCGCGACCGCGAGGCCATCCGCGCCTTGCTCGACCAGGCCGACGACGCCGGACGCCCCCGAGAGCGAAAGGGGGGAGGCGCATGA
- a CDS encoding winged helix-turn-helix transcriptional regulator: MTRPAGGCGLEAALAVIGGKWKPIVLWRLAPGPRRFGELRRLVTGVSEKMLAQQLREMEADGIVSRKDYREVPPRVEYALTDLGATLPEVLRPLCEWGLHLQARIDGAQSEAG; encoded by the coding sequence ATGACGCGACCTGCCGGCGGCTGCGGCCTGGAAGCCGCGCTCGCGGTGATCGGCGGCAAATGGAAGCCGATCGTACTCTGGCGCCTCGCGCCCGGGCCGCGCCGGTTCGGCGAGCTGCGGCGGCTGGTGACGGGCGTCAGCGAGAAGATGCTGGCCCAGCAGCTCCGCGAGATGGAGGCCGACGGGATCGTCTCGCGCAAGGACTACCGAGAGGTCCCCCCGCGCGTGGAGTACGCGCTGACCGATCTCGGGGCGACGCTCCCCGAAGTCCTGCGGCCCCTCTGCGAGTGGGGCCTGCACCTTCAAGCCCGCATCGACGGGGCCCAATCCGAGGCCGGTTGA
- a CDS encoding DUF1559 domain-containing protein, which produces METSRLPRRGFTLIELLVVIAIIAVLIALLLPAVQSAREAARRAQCTNNLKQIALGAVNYESANGVFPATFLPNGTRPTNVGFSSLLRICPFLEQSAVFNAANFSQAFFMPENWTIPGVAISTFACPSDPSALKIEPLSFGPPTFNQAHSHYSGVVGPWHTNTGILFGPNGMEFDPQIPQYAKGVIILGNMTQASITDGTSNTMLYAENGHGVFSETTQKSIHIWSGSDPSSTALETRFAPNWGRKYSDPAGDPGNDALRQWAIYDAMSFHPGGVNVALCDGSVRFLKDSIDSWTIASPQINGMPTGATIGTPYGLNLNGAKVGVYQALSTRNGGEIISADQY; this is translated from the coding sequence ATGGAAACGAGCCGTCTTCCGCGTCGAGGGTTCACCCTCATCGAACTTCTGGTCGTGATCGCCATCATCGCGGTCCTGATCGCCCTCTTGCTCCCGGCCGTGCAGTCGGCCCGCGAGGCCGCCCGTCGCGCCCAGTGCACGAACAATCTCAAGCAGATCGCCCTGGGGGCCGTGAACTACGAGTCGGCCAACGGCGTCTTCCCGGCCACGTTCCTCCCCAACGGCACCCGGCCCACGAACGTCGGCTTCTCCTCGCTGCTGCGGATCTGCCCGTTCCTGGAGCAGTCCGCCGTCTTCAACGCGGCGAATTTCTCGCAGGCGTTCTTCATGCCCGAGAACTGGACGATCCCCGGCGTCGCGATCTCCACGTTCGCCTGCCCGAGCGACCCCTCGGCCCTGAAGATCGAGCCCCTTTCCTTCGGGCCGCCGACGTTCAACCAGGCCCATTCCCACTACTCGGGGGTCGTCGGCCCGTGGCACACCAACACGGGCATCCTGTTCGGGCCCAATGGGATGGAATTCGACCCCCAGATTCCGCAGTACGCCAAGGGCGTGATCATCCTCGGCAACATGACCCAGGCCTCCATCACCGACGGCACCAGCAACACGATGCTCTACGCCGAGAACGGCCACGGCGTCTTCAGCGAAACGACCCAGAAGTCGATCCACATCTGGAGCGGGTCCGACCCCAGCTCCACCGCGCTGGAGACCCGGTTCGCCCCCAACTGGGGCCGCAAGTACTCCGACCCCGCCGGCGATCCCGGCAACGACGCCCTGCGGCAGTGGGCCATCTACGACGCCATGAGCTTCCACCCCGGCGGCGTCAACGTCGCCCTCTGCGACGGCTCGGTGCGGTTCCTCAAGGACAGCATCGACTCCTGGACCATCGCCAGCCCGCAGATCAACGGCATGCCCACCGGCGCCACCATCGGCACCCCCTACGGCCTGAACCTCAACGGCGCCAAGGTCGGCGTCTATCAGGCCCTCTCCACCCGAAACGGCGGCGAGATCATCAGCGCCGACCAGTATTGA
- a CDS encoding M56 family metallopeptidase: MTPLVASPSPAWTALGWTFLHMLWVGAVVGLGASLARRVLRRASAEIRHAAALASLVVLAVGPFAAFTVVYTPSPPTPAPRPTAAPTPAFAIDANSRVAYESAPSRIRPGASLESKRRFRFLDPWIGILPGVWLGGSALTLAWLAAGLVGVERLRRSGLPLESGPVAERCRALARSLGIAREVGVAVCDRIAAPVLIGIVRPLILLPTAALTGWAPDQVEMALLHELAHLRRRDNLVSLFQKIMEALLFFHPTTWWLSAWVRLERETCCDRLVVARTGRPRAYAELLAVLASARPAPAAALSLAERPITTRIRRILLMEDRPMTMKPTAPEAFALCAATLLAAALALPTRAEPPAARPKADARADLKRLAEAVAALPAPPNPQGPDERSKALMDIARKQVDQGDRAGALKAIEYVRIAAPIGKDLWRDDLASMDAAGLLQIAAIRYDAGDVETGRAQFRQVVDLVCKPDPAQDAAMMRLVTRALGLLVQDEGHGADGTPVVVSVQVQGGDAEKADATEGPIAIPVKLEVLDHLSRILAERREIEPLRQVAAYTTGLAEPLRNPLLSSFLCGGLGGRLVLAGDVAGGRTLIAKVRKLIEETPDRELKEEAVLLLATSLGESDPEAALELFAAVPPARRNVALRKILENLCTFEAADWLDSGGIKITIGDPGLAPKDGVRARAALSKFAAVAATIEGDAARARTLAVLAHLQARASDLAGALATAEAIPDLRRDGRPEPNDGFHDSIKPATFALIGWRRAQAGDEAGAAAAFARSKDLARAVTHDAERLIAWIVLAGKLEATGRPDEAAEVLSEAVPQALAQPEPRRSRMLAMLAEIQLGAVGVAESSKIVDAIRDEPGLEKARALNAVARRLHEDGDAEAARALARRALAHLQPRASDPRLIPGDRLSSTRDGFIDYDLETPMTWVALHRSSMRPALRTLAGEPDADLAAPVPMPQGDHSAKVGAAFRRGGLDEALKAAEAIESPAEKAAALWSLAYTVAIDAERK, encoded by the coding sequence ATGACTCCACTCGTCGCTTCGCCCTCGCCCGCCTGGACGGCCCTGGGCTGGACCTTCCTGCACATGCTCTGGGTCGGCGCGGTCGTCGGCTTGGGCGCCTCGCTCGCGCGGCGGGTGCTCCGGCGCGCGTCCGCCGAGATCCGCCACGCGGCGGCGCTGGCGAGCCTGGTCGTCCTGGCGGTCGGGCCGTTCGCCGCCTTCACCGTCGTCTACACCCCGTCCCCGCCGACGCCCGCGCCGAGGCCGACGGCGGCCCCGACGCCCGCCTTCGCCATCGACGCGAACTCCCGCGTCGCTTACGAGTCGGCCCCGTCCCGGATTCGTCCGGGCGCGTCCCTCGAATCGAAGAGAAGGTTTCGATTCCTGGATCCGTGGATTGGGATCCTACCCGGGGTCTGGCTCGGCGGCTCGGCCCTGACGCTGGCCTGGCTGGCGGCGGGGCTGGTCGGCGTCGAGCGGCTCCGGCGCTCGGGGCTCCCGCTCGAATCGGGCCCGGTCGCCGAGCGCTGTCGGGCGCTCGCGCGGTCGCTGGGAATCGCCCGCGAGGTCGGGGTCGCCGTCTGCGACCGGATCGCCGCGCCGGTCCTGATCGGGATCGTCCGCCCCCTGATCCTGCTGCCGACCGCGGCCCTGACCGGCTGGGCCCCCGACCAGGTCGAGATGGCCCTGCTCCACGAGCTGGCCCACCTGCGCCGCCGCGACAACCTCGTCAGCCTCTTTCAGAAAATTATGGAGGCGCTTTTATTCTTCCATCCGACGACGTGGTGGCTCTCGGCCTGGGTCCGCCTGGAGCGAGAGACCTGCTGCGACCGCCTCGTCGTCGCCCGCACCGGCCGTCCCCGCGCCTATGCGGAGCTGCTCGCCGTTCTGGCGTCTGCCCGCCCCGCGCCGGCGGCCGCGCTCTCCCTGGCCGAACGCCCGATCACGACACGGATCCGTCGCATCCTGCTCATGGAGGACCGCCCGATGACGATGAAGCCCACCGCCCCCGAAGCCTTCGCCCTCTGCGCCGCGACCCTGCTCGCCGCCGCGCTCGCGCTGCCCACCCGCGCCGAACCCCCGGCCGCCAGGCCGAAGGCCGACGCCCGCGCCGACCTGAAGCGGCTGGCCGAGGCCGTCGCCGCACTCCCCGCCCCCCCGAATCCCCAGGGGCCCGATGAGCGATCGAAAGCCCTGATGGACATCGCCCGTAAGCAGGTCGACCAAGGCGATCGCGCGGGGGCGTTGAAGGCGATTGAATATGTGAGGATCGCGGCACCCATCGGTAAGGACCTCTGGCGCGACGACCTGGCGTCCATGGACGCCGCCGGCCTGCTGCAAATTGCCGCGATCCGCTACGACGCGGGCGACGTGGAGACCGGCCGGGCCCAGTTCCGCCAGGTCGTCGACCTGGTGTGCAAGCCGGACCCCGCCCAGGACGCCGCGATGATGCGCCTCGTGACGCGGGCCCTCGGCCTCCTGGTCCAAGACGAGGGGCACGGCGCCGACGGCACGCCGGTGGTCGTTTCCGTGCAGGTCCAGGGTGGCGACGCCGAGAAGGCGGATGCGACGGAAGGTCCCATTGCGATCCCGGTGAAGCTGGAAGTCCTCGACCACCTGAGCCGTATCCTCGCGGAACGCCGCGAGATCGAGCCGCTGCGCCAGGTCGCCGCCTACACCACGGGGCTGGCCGAGCCGCTGCGGAACCCCCTCCTCTCGTCGTTCCTGTGCGGCGGCCTGGGCGGTCGGCTCGTCCTTGCGGGCGACGTGGCGGGCGGACGCACGCTGATCGCGAAGGTGCGAAAGCTCATCGAGGAGACGCCCGACCGCGAGTTGAAGGAGGAGGCCGTCCTGCTGCTCGCGACCAGCCTCGGAGAGTCCGACCCCGAGGCCGCGCTGGAGCTGTTCGCGGCCGTGCCGCCGGCCCGGCGCAACGTCGCGCTGCGGAAGATCCTCGAAAACCTGTGTACATTCGAGGCCGCGGACTGGCTCGACTCGGGCGGGATCAAGATCACGATCGGCGATCCCGGTCTGGCCCCGAAGGACGGCGTCCGCGCCCGCGCGGCGCTGTCGAAGTTCGCGGCGGTCGCGGCGACGATCGAGGGCGACGCGGCTCGGGCCCGGACGCTCGCGGTGCTGGCCCACCTCCAGGCCCGCGCTAGCGACCTCGCCGGGGCCCTCGCGACGGCCGAGGCGATCCCGGATCTCCGCCGCGACGGCCGTCCCGAGCCCAACGACGGCTTCCACGACTCCATCAAGCCCGCGACGTTCGCCCTCATCGGCTGGCGACGCGCCCAGGCCGGGGACGAGGCCGGCGCGGCCGCCGCGTTCGCCCGATCGAAGGACCTGGCCCGCGCCGTGACGCACGACGCCGAGCGGCTCATTGCCTGGATCGTCCTGGCCGGGAAGCTCGAAGCGACGGGCCGACCCGACGAGGCGGCGGAGGTGCTGTCCGAGGCCGTCCCCCAGGCCCTCGCCCAGCCCGAGCCCCGCCGGTCGCGGATGCTCGCCATGCTCGCCGAGATCCAGCTCGGGGCGGTCGGCGTCGCCGAGTCCTCGAAGATCGTCGACGCGATCCGCGACGAGCCCGGCCTTGAAAAAGCCCGCGCCCTGAACGCCGTCGCACGCCGGCTCCACGAGGACGGCGACGCCGAGGCCGCCCGAGCCCTCGCCCGCCGGGCGCTCGCCCACCTCCAGCCCAGGGCGTCCGATCCGAGGTTGATCCCGGGCGATCGCCTCAGCAGCACCCGGGACGGGTTCATCGATTACGACCTGGAGACGCCCATGACCTGGGTCGCGCTCCACCGCTCCTCGATGCGGCCCGCCCTCCGCACGCTGGCCGGCGAGCCCGACGCCGACCTCGCCGCCCCGGTCCCCATGCCGCAAGGCGACCACTCCGCGAAGGTCGGTGCGGCCTTCCGCCGAGGCGGCCTTGACGAGGCCCTGAAGGCGGCCGAGGCCATCGAATCGCCGGCCGAGAAGGCCGCCGCCCTCTGGAGCCTGGCCTACACCGTCGCGATCGACGCCGAGCGAAAGTGA
- a CDS encoding DUF1501 domain-containing protein encodes MKASHTHTRGFVRREVLQVGFSGFLGMSLPQVLAARDVADPSPRGAGKRPGSAPRAKSMIVAFMSGGLSHIDSVDMKPDAPEGIRGEFNPIDTAVPGIQFCEHLPLLAQRAGDLAVVRSLAHKYTNHLNATHEILTGTSQPGAFFDKVASRDDYPCYASALDYLRPRTDGIPTGVMLPTFLMEGPLTWPGQHAGFLGPRHDPWQIRQDPNKEGFRVESLALPVGFSVERLGRRQALLDQVNESMLPGTDLSRDPMSDQRERAMSLLLSGRVSGAFDLDREDPAVRDRYGRHMFGQSLLLARRLVEAGVPIVQVNLGRVQQWDTHSANFKSLKDHLLPPTDRGLAALLDDLKARGLLDETLVVIAGEFGRTPRIGSSTGNNNSPDGRDHWAAVFSALFAGGGVRGGQVIGASDRIGAYPASPPYSPGDFAATLYHALGVDPASELRDRFGRPIQLCNGQPIAPLFGA; translated from the coding sequence ATGAAGGCGAGCCACACTCACACGCGCGGGTTCGTCCGCCGCGAGGTCCTGCAAGTCGGCTTCTCCGGGTTCCTGGGGATGAGCCTGCCCCAGGTCCTCGCCGCGCGGGACGTGGCGGACCCGTCGCCGCGAGGGGCGGGGAAGCGGCCGGGGTCCGCGCCCCGGGCCAAGTCGATGATCGTCGCCTTCATGTCGGGCGGGCTCAGCCACATCGACTCGGTCGACATGAAGCCCGACGCCCCCGAGGGGATTCGCGGCGAGTTCAACCCGATCGACACGGCGGTCCCCGGCATCCAGTTCTGCGAGCACCTGCCGCTGCTGGCCCAGCGGGCCGGCGACCTCGCCGTCGTCCGCTCGCTCGCCCACAAGTACACGAACCACCTGAACGCCACCCACGAGATCCTGACCGGCACTTCCCAGCCCGGCGCGTTCTTCGACAAGGTCGCCTCGCGCGACGACTACCCCTGCTACGCCTCCGCCCTGGACTACCTGAGGCCCCGCACCGACGGCATCCCCACCGGCGTCATGCTGCCGACCTTCCTGATGGAAGGCCCGCTCACCTGGCCGGGCCAGCACGCCGGCTTCCTCGGCCCCCGCCACGACCCCTGGCAGATCCGCCAGGACCCCAACAAGGAAGGCTTCCGCGTCGAGAGCCTGGCGCTCCCGGTCGGCTTCAGCGTCGAACGCCTGGGACGACGGCAGGCCCTCCTGGACCAGGTCAACGAGTCCATGCTGCCGGGGACCGACCTGTCCCGCGACCCGATGAGCGACCAGCGGGAGCGGGCGATGTCGCTGCTGCTCTCGGGCCGGGTCTCCGGCGCGTTCGATCTCGACCGGGAAGACCCGGCCGTCCGCGACCGCTACGGCCGCCACATGTTCGGCCAGTCGCTCCTCCTGGCCCGCCGACTGGTCGAGGCCGGCGTGCCGATCGTCCAGGTCAACCTCGGCCGGGTCCAGCAGTGGGACACCCATTCGGCCAACTTCAAGAGCCTCAAGGACCACCTGCTCCCCCCCACCGACCGCGGCCTGGCCGCGCTGCTGGACGACCTGAAGGCTCGCGGCCTGCTCGACGAGACCCTGGTCGTGATCGCCGGCGAGTTCGGCCGGACGCCCCGGATCGGCTCCAGCACGGGGAACAACAACTCGCCCGACGGCCGCGACCACTGGGCCGCCGTCTTCTCCGCGCTCTTCGCCGGCGGCGGCGTCCGGGGGGGCCAGGTCATCGGCGCGTCCGACCGGATCGGCGCCTATCCCGCCAGCCCCCCGTACTCCCCCGGCGACTTCGCCGCCACCCTGTACCACGCCCTGGGCGTCGACCCCGCCTCCGAACTCCGCGACCGCTTCGGCCGCCCCATCCAGCTCTGCAACGGCCAGCCCATCGCCCCCCTCTTCGGAGCCTGA
- a CDS encoding CvpA family protein: MTIYDMAMAAVLIAGMVRGAWRGITWQLASIGSLVLGYLFSYPVSAMIAPHLPGTPEAARAMSMAGAYLTVSGAVFGAAWMVRNVIRKMKFEAYDRHLGMMLGGVEGVAVGILGTMLVVSVAPATRQPIFASPTGKVVNGVVSHVGPVLPAEVRNALAPFWNGAGPVAADSDGAEVDAVADDSDANFADATEAAPLRDPNVRAVASRAASRLDAEVGRRLESGATADAEALAPETAELPSAREVMSRLVEQGKRKAEEAVVQSLDVDPDGKASTIRDLIEKDKARLQDAVSGAVDETRRNLTGQVTDAVDETRRNVTDQLQGRAGQLQGKAGDVQRRIGEARSRLDRTQEQVVKARQRLEQGADGAIDQGRRKIEQSLTDAIGKGLDRLGLPDPAPEKAPR; encoded by the coding sequence ATGACGATTTACGACATGGCCATGGCGGCCGTCCTGATCGCGGGGATGGTCCGCGGCGCCTGGCGAGGCATCACCTGGCAGCTGGCGAGCATCGGGTCGCTGGTGCTGGGATATCTGTTCTCCTATCCGGTCTCGGCGATGATCGCGCCCCACCTGCCGGGGACGCCCGAGGCGGCCCGCGCGATGTCGATGGCCGGGGCCTATCTCACGGTCTCGGGCGCCGTGTTCGGCGCGGCCTGGATGGTCCGCAACGTCATCCGCAAGATGAAGTTCGAGGCCTATGACCGACACCTGGGCATGATGCTGGGCGGCGTCGAGGGAGTCGCGGTGGGGATCCTGGGGACGATGCTGGTCGTCAGCGTCGCGCCCGCAACCCGCCAGCCGATCTTCGCCAGCCCGACCGGCAAGGTGGTCAACGGCGTCGTCAGCCACGTCGGGCCGGTCCTGCCGGCCGAGGTCCGCAACGCGCTGGCCCCGTTCTGGAACGGCGCGGGCCCGGTCGCCGCCGACTCGGACGGTGCCGAAGTCGACGCCGTCGCGGACGACTCCGACGCGAACTTCGCCGATGCGACCGAGGCGGCGCCCCTCCGCGACCCGAACGTCCGCGCCGTCGCCTCACGCGCCGCCTCCCGGCTCGACGCCGAGGTCGGCCGCCGCCTCGAATCGGGCGCGACCGCCGACGCCGAAGCCCTCGCCCCCGAGACGGCCGAGTTGCCGTCGGCCCGCGAGGTCATGAGTCGGCTCGTCGAGCAGGGCAAGCGCAAGGCCGAGGAGGCCGTGGTGCAGTCGCTCGACGTCGACCCCGACGGCAAGGCGTCCACGATCCGCGACCTGATCGAGAAGGACAAGGCCCGCCTCCAGGACGCCGTCTCGGGCGCGGTCGACGAGACCCGACGCAACCTGACCGGCCAGGTCACGGACGCGGTCGACGAGACCCGACGCAACGTGACCGACCAGCTCCAGGGCCGGGCCGGGCAGCTTCAAGGCAAGGCCGGCGACGTCCAGCGCCGCATCGGCGAGGCCCGCTCGCGGCTCGACCGCACGCAGGAGCAGGTCGTCAAGGCCCGCCAGCGGCTGGAGCAGGGGGCCGACGGCGCGATCGACCAGGGCCGCCGCAAGATCGAGCAGTCCCTCACCGACGCCATCGGCAAGGGGCTCGACCGCCTGGGCCTCCCCGATCCCGCCCCGGAGAAGGCCCCCCGATGA
- a CDS encoding SDR family NAD(P)-dependent oxidoreductase: MAKLDGKVAVVTGASKGIGAAIARRLAADGAAVVVNYASSKEAADRVVAAIAEAGGRAVAVRANLADPAEVPPLFDEAMRAFGAVDVLVNNAGVYEFFPIEEAGVESFRRMFDLNVLGVILACREAVKRFGPEGGSIINISSVVATSTPAMGTVYNASKAAVDAVTRSLAKELGPRKIRVNSVNPGMVETEGVHAAGLAESDFQRRFEADSPLGRIGRPDDVAPAVAFLASSDADWITGETLDVAGGFR; encoded by the coding sequence ATGGCGAAGCTCGACGGCAAGGTGGCGGTGGTGACGGGAGCGTCGAAGGGGATCGGGGCGGCGATCGCACGACGGCTGGCGGCCGATGGGGCGGCGGTGGTCGTGAACTACGCCTCCAGCAAGGAGGCGGCCGATCGGGTCGTCGCCGCGATCGCCGAGGCCGGCGGCCGGGCCGTCGCCGTGCGAGCGAACCTGGCCGACCCGGCGGAGGTCCCTCCACTCTTCGACGAGGCGATGCGGGCCTTCGGCGCGGTGGACGTCCTGGTCAACAACGCCGGCGTTTACGAGTTCTTCCCGATCGAGGAGGCGGGCGTCGAGTCGTTCCGGCGGATGTTCGACCTCAACGTCCTGGGCGTGATCCTCGCCTGCCGCGAGGCCGTCAAGCGGTTCGGCCCCGAGGGGGGCTCCATCATCAACATCAGCTCGGTCGTCGCGACCTCCACCCCCGCCATGGGCACGGTCTACAACGCCAGCAAGGCCGCCGTGGACGCCGTCACGCGGTCGCTGGCCAAGGAGCTGGGCCCCAGGAAGATCCGCGTCAACTCGGTCAATCCCGGCATGGTCGAGACCGAGGGGGTGCACGCCGCCGGCCTGGCTGAGAGCGATTTTCAAAGGCGGTTCGAGGCCGACTCGCCCCTCGGCCGCATCGGACGGCCCGACGACGTCGCCCCCGCCGTCGCGTTCCTGGCCTCGTCGGATGCCGACTGGATCACGGGCGAGACCCTGGACGTCGCCGGAGGTTTCCGCTGA
- a CDS encoding c-type cytochrome: protein MTFIPARRIAWALGSTACLLGLMVVTAPARPPYDVVTAWASGPLEVVVSLPQPAEPDAVAGLVGRSIPYYSHEADAPFPDPSAEPLGVLKIGGARAEDEGRILVLATDPHPVPAMYVLDLEGVSRHVRVGYTLDGVEASWFEGAEPGAEPNWTGWMRTLSLRGVRLLAQLNQNPRHERWANDLAKPGRLRLDTQVRFPVSGKVEATITSPVPVVECLFGDGEPEGGVVKAEDGSWKMTTAIEDASQPVFLSLTVETGVDGVGAAMKIDYKVDGEAPTDRKPVRFLLPWASPALAASAPEPLAIPDLSGGDPARGEQVFFSKEALCSQCHVVRGRGGPVGPDLTDVGRKGSEYLYRSLALPSETIVPDFVTYTVSMKDGRVAAGVVRAEGADAVRVTDTEAKVTVIPRDEIEEIRAGTTSIMPVGLVPVLGEDRLRDLVAYLIETAKK, encoded by the coding sequence ATGACCTTCATCCCCGCACGCCGAATCGCCTGGGCCCTGGGTTCGACCGCCTGCCTGCTGGGGCTGATGGTCGTCACGGCCCCGGCCCGCCCGCCCTACGACGTCGTCACCGCCTGGGCCTCCGGGCCGCTGGAAGTCGTCGTCTCCCTGCCGCAACCCGCCGAGCCGGACGCGGTCGCCGGGCTCGTCGGGCGGTCGATCCCTTACTATTCTCACGAGGCGGACGCCCCGTTCCCCGACCCCTCGGCCGAACCCCTGGGCGTGCTGAAGATCGGCGGCGCCCGCGCCGAGGACGAAGGCCGGATCCTCGTCCTGGCGACCGACCCGCACCCCGTCCCGGCGATGTACGTCCTGGACCTGGAAGGCGTCTCCCGGCACGTCCGGGTCGGCTACACGCTCGACGGGGTCGAGGCCTCCTGGTTCGAGGGCGCCGAGCCGGGCGCCGAGCCGAACTGGACGGGCTGGATGCGAACCCTCAGCCTCCGGGGGGTCCGCTTGCTGGCCCAGCTCAATCAAAACCCCCGGCACGAGCGATGGGCGAACGACCTGGCCAAGCCGGGCCGGCTGCGCCTGGATACGCAGGTGCGGTTCCCGGTCTCCGGGAAGGTCGAGGCGACGATCACGTCTCCGGTGCCGGTCGTCGAATGCCTCTTCGGCGACGGCGAGCCCGAAGGGGGCGTCGTCAAGGCCGAGGACGGCTCCTGGAAGATGACGACCGCGATCGAGGACGCGTCCCAGCCGGTCTTCCTGTCGCTGACGGTCGAGACCGGGGTCGACGGGGTGGGCGCGGCCATGAAGATCGACTACAAGGTCGACGGCGAGGCACCCACGGACCGGAAGCCCGTGCGGTTCCTGCTCCCCTGGGCCTCGCCGGCGCTGGCGGCCTCCGCGCCGGAGCCGCTGGCCATCCCCGACCTCTCGGGGGGCGATCCCGCGAGGGGGGAGCAGGTCTTCTTCAGCAAGGAGGCCCTCTGCTCGCAGTGCCACGTCGTCCGGGGCAGGGGGGGGCCGGTGGGGCCGGACCTCACGGACGTCGGCCGCAAGGGGAGCGAGTACCTGTACCGCAGCCTCGCGCTCCCGAGCGAGACGATCGTCCCGGACTTCGTCACCTACACCGTGTCGATGAAGGACGGCCGGGTCGCCGCCGGAGTCGTCCGCGCCGAGGGTGCCGACGCCGTCCGCGTGACCGACACCGAAGCCAAGGTCACCGTCATCCCCCGCGACGAGATCGAGGAGATCCGCGCCGGGACGACATCCATCATGCCCGTCGGGCTCGTCCCCGTGCTCGGCGAGGACCGCCTTCGCGACCTCGTCGCCTATCTGATCGAGACGGCGAAGAAGTGA
- a CDS encoding RNA-binding S4 domain-containing protein, with protein MSDADRQEIHLDVGDRPINLIQVLKRAGCVLSGGEAKNLVAEGLVLVNGEPESRKRRQMARGDVVDLDVEDGPRIILD; from the coding sequence ATGAGCGACGCCGATCGCCAGGAGATCCACCTGGACGTGGGGGACCGCCCCATCAACCTGATCCAGGTCCTGAAGCGGGCCGGCTGCGTGCTGAGCGGCGGCGAGGCCAAGAACCTCGTCGCCGAAGGGCTCGTCCTCGTCAACGGCGAGCCCGAATCCCGCAAGCGCCGGCAGATGGCCCGCGGCGACGTCGTCGACCTCGACGTCGAGGACGGCCCGAGGATCATCCTCGACTGA